The Thermobifida halotolerans sequence CGGAAGTCAATCCTCCACGATGCGGGCGATGGTGTCGCCCTCGGAGAGCATGCGCTCCTCCGGCACCGCGATCTCGGCGACCGTGCCGGACGACACCGACTTGACCTCGGTGAGCTGCTTGGCGACCTCGATGACCCCGATGGTCTGCCCCGCGTCGACGTGCTGGCCCTCCTCGACGTAGGGCGGCTCGTCGGGCCCGGGACGCCGGTAGAAGTGCCCGGAGAGCGGCGACGCGATCACCTGTGTGGCTGCCATGACTGCTCCTCTGCTGTCGAACGATCGGACCGCAGACCGCTACCCGCAACGGCCGCGACCTCGACACCGGGGCTCGAAACCAGTGCCGGGAAGCCAGGGGGAAGCCTCAGAGAACCCCGCCTCCGGGGGCTGGCGACCTCGGT is a genomic window containing:
- a CDS encoding acetyl-CoA carboxylase; protein product: MAATQVIASPLSGHFYRRPGPDEPPYVEEGQHVDAGQTIGVIEVAKQLTEVKSVSSGTVAEIAVPEERMLSEGDTIARIVED